A portion of the Malania oleifera isolate guangnan ecotype guangnan chromosome 3, ASM2987363v1, whole genome shotgun sequence genome contains these proteins:
- the LOC131150457 gene encoding transcriptional regulator SUPERMAN-like gives MERNVLSKNLNESHSTLNGSRTILDSTTTKKAKDPWDCSSAGCTYGADTIGGFSWPPRSYTCTFCKKEFRSAQALGGHMNVHRRERARLRQSPPRDIPNLNLDLNPESDHYSNNGPVPASRPNPNFLNSSSSPSSSSPSRLPPLFACSNLPPLVSPSPSLSSLSSVSPCEVKRTNKSFFGSRELDKFTHMEGESSALKKTGGFVRLDLDIGLVGHSKEDLDLELRLGYS, from the coding sequence ATGGAGAGGAATGTTTTGAGCAAGAACTTGAACGAGAGCCATAGCACTCTTAATGGCAGTAGAACCATTTTGGACAGCACCACCACTAAGAAGGCCAAAGATCCATGGGATTGCAGCAGCGCTGGCTGTACTTACGGAGCAGACACCATAGGTGGGTTCTCATGGCCTCCAAGATCTTACACATGCACTTTCTGCAAGAAGGAGTTCAGATCTGCTCAAGCTCTTGGAGGCCACATGAACGTTCACAGGAGAGAGAGAGCCAGGCTGAGACAATCACCTCCAAGGGACATCCCTAATCTTAACCTTGACCTTAACCCTGAGTCTGATCACTATTCTAACAATGGTCCTGTCCCCGCTTCTAGGCCCAACCCCAATTTCCTAAACTcttcatcatcaccatcatcatcttcTCCAAGTAGACTCCCACCACTGTTCGCTTGCAGTAATTTGCCTCCCTTggtttctccttctccttctttgTCTTCACTGTCTTCTGTTTCTCCCTGTGAAGTGAAGAGAACAAATAAGAGCTTTTTTGGGTCCAGAGAATTAGATAAATTCACACACATGGAAGGGGAGAGCAGTGCTCTGAAAAAGACAGGTGGGTTTGTGAGGTTGGACTTAGACATTGGTCTGGTTGGTCACTCAAAGGAGGATTTGGATTTGGAACTTCGACTTGGGTATTCTTAG